A stretch of Phragmites australis chromosome 12, lpPhrAust1.1, whole genome shotgun sequence DNA encodes these proteins:
- the LOC133886947 gene encoding protein NO VEIN-like, which produces MSSSSVPATMPSPREHVERIRRERYFIGRGEQNPLAEDMHQAVNYLSQELYSKDVHFLMELVQNAEDNEYPSGVAPSLEFLITSKDITGSGASSTLLIFNNERGFASTNIESICRVGKSTKKGNRHQGYIGEKGIGFKSVFLISSQPHIFSNGYQIKFNEKPCVECNIGYIVPEWVESTPSLSDIEALYGYSKVLPTTTIILPLKCDKVDAVKQQLSSMHPEMLLFLSKIRKLSVREDNCDPKSSTVSEISISSEKNYQTRKNMHAYSYTLHLSAEESGKGEECGYYMWRQKFPVKPENRVDKRAEIDEWVITLAFPHGQRLSRGKKLLPSC; this is translated from the exons ATGTCGTCGTCCTCGGTGCCGGCGACGATGCCGTCGCCGCGGGAGCACGTGGAGAGGATTCGGCGCGAGCGCTACTTCATCGGGCGCGGGGAGCAGAACCCATTAGCGGAGGACATGCATCAGGCCGTCAACTACCTCTCGCAAGAGCTCTACTCCAAGGACGTCCACTTTCTCATGGAGCTCGTGCAG AATGCCGAAGATAATGAATACCCTTCTGGAGTAGCACCTTCTTTGGAGTTTCTAATTACATCAAAGGATATTACTGGATCTGGTGCATCCTCCACTTTGCTCATTTTCAACAATGAGAGGGGTTTCGCTTCAACAAATATAGAGTCCATTTGTCGTGTTGGGAAATCAACAAAGAAGGGAAACAGACACCAGGGTTACATTGGAGAGAAAG GTATTGGGTTCAAGAGTGTGTTCCTGATATCGAGCCAGCCCCATATATTTAGTAACGGGTATCAGATCAAGTTCAACGAGAAACCTTGTGTGGAATGTAACATTGGATACATTGTCCCTGAGTGGGTTGAATCAACACCTAGCCTTTCAGACATTGAAGCGTTATATGGGTACTCCAAAGTCCTTCCAACAACCACCATCATCTTACCGTTGAAGTGTGACAAGGTTGATGCGGTGAAGCAGCAGCTGTCAAGCATGCATCCAGAAATGCTATTGTTTCTGTCAAAAATCAGGAAGCTTTCTGTCCGGGAGGATAACTGTGATCCCAAGAGTAGCACTGTTAGTGAGATCTCGATATCCAGTGAAAAGAACTACCAAACCAGGAAGAACATGCATGCTTATTCTTACACACTCCATTTATCTGCTGAAGAGAGCGGAAAAGGAGAAGAGTGTGGCTACTATATGTGGAGGCAGAAGTTCCCAGTCAAGCCAGAGAATAGAGTTGACAAACGTGCCGAAATCGATGAGTGGGTGATAACCCTGGCCTTCCCACATGGCCAGCGTCTGTCCCGTGGGAAGAAGCTATTGCCTTCTTGCTGA